The genomic region AGTGCGATAGAATGTTTCACGTCACTGAAAAGGGAATAAAATTTTAAAAGCAGATATGAAATGAGTCCATTGCCTACGCACCTTGCTTCTGAAGCTCCTGAACCCACTTTTTAGCACGAGCAAATGAGTCCTGAAACATTTCACAATCAGAGACCGTATGAGTAACACCATCCATACAAAAGTAATAAGATTGATATCTCTAGATGACTAGATAACTACTCGAAAACATTTTTTTAAGGCAATTACATCACCAAGATAGAAACAACATGCAGTAAAGTACAATTCTGGTAGCCCTCTCAAAAAACTTGGGACTTCAATTACACACTCTCGTTAACAACAAAAGCTACAGCCTGGGATTGGAAAGTCTGCACTATAAGGGACGATTACTGCCAAATTTAGACTTTAGAGTGAGGAAAGAGGGGGGAAAACCACTCAATCATCTGTCTATAGCAACAAGTGTCAACACTAGGCACAACTGCAGCTGAAAACTAATGAGAGTGACGAAATAATCTTAGAGTTAATAGGTGATGAATATAGAATAGAAAGGATTGAACAATTGACACCATAAAAATTATACAGTACAACGGTCTCGTCTCATGTTACATCCTAAATTGATAATAGGACTCGTGACTTAGTTGTATTACTGGCAACGATCTCACACAACACTAACAGTTATCATATCAATCACATGCAACATTCAAGTTACCCTAAATTCTACAGTCCTAACTTCAACAATCTAATCAACTATTTAAACACGAACATTATACCTACAACGATCTCACACAAGACTAATCACTACCATATCAGCATGCAGCATGCTACTAAAACCTGAATTCTGCAGTCCTAACTCAACAATCAGATCAACCATTTAAACAAGAACATTACATATAAGATAAAAAACTTATTATACCAGACTGGTAATGTTATTATACAGCACAACGGTCTCGTCTCATGTTACATCCTAAATTGATAATAGGACTCATGACTTAGTTGTATTACCTGCAGGTCTACAACGATCTCACACAACACTAATAGTTATACCAGACCAGTAACGTCAAAAATGATTATACAGTACAACGGTCTCGTCTCATATTACATCCTAAATTGATAATAGTTCCGTGACTTAGTTGTATTACCTACAGTTCTACAACGATCTTACACAACACTAATAGTTATCATATCTATCACATGCAACATGCAATTTACCCTAAATCCAACCGTCCTAAGCTCAGCAATCAGATCAACTATCTAAACATGAACGTTATACCTACAACGGTCTCACACAAGACTATTCCCTAACATATCCTGAATTCTACAGTGCTAACTCAACAATCAAATCAAACATCTAAACAAGAACATTACACATAAGATAGCAAACTGAAATATATATACCAGACTAGTAACATCGAAAACAATAATCGCAGCAGCCGCGCCACGATAATACATAGGAGCCAAACTATGATACCGCTCTTGACCAGCAGTATCCCAAATCTCAAATTTCACCGTCGCATCATTAACCGCTAACGTCTGCGAGAAAAACGCCGCTCCGATCGTCGATTCCTACGTCATTCACCGTTTTCCCCCAAAATTCAGTCAATTTTAacaaaaatcacttttaattgATAAATTGATGACGTAGAAAGTAAAAACCCTAGAAATAACCTGAAATTCAACGAATTGACCTTTGACGAAGCGAAGAACTAAACTGGATTTACCAGCTCCCATATCACCGAGAAGAACCTGCAAAAAAATCGAATTAGAACGAAATTAAGTGTAATTAAGTGATAATTAGGGAGATCGGTGGAGAGATAGGGAGAATTACGAGTTTAGCGTTGAGATTGTTGTGAGCAACGGTCGCCAttgatgaagaaatgaagaaattgaGAATAGATGAAAGGGGAAAGTTTCGTGAAGGAAGGGATGactttttgttgttgtgtttATATAATGGGGttagtttgttgttgttgatggaaTTGATGATGATTGTGTTTGGTGAGAGTTGTAGGACTTGTAGTTGTGCGCGTAGTGGAGTCACGGTCACGATTTAAGGTCCAAGTATCGGTGCAAGTAAAATGTTGTATACGTTGCGTCCGTTTAATTTTTAAGTTTTAAAGTCCGTCCAAGTATCCTAGTCTCCAAGAGAGCTAGAGACGGGCACGGGCACGGGCACGGGCACGGGCACGTATTAACAAGGTCCATTATCCATTTTGACACGATACGGGTTTGGCGAGGTCTAGCCAGTGCAGTACTTCGTAGGTTGTGTGTCGTGTCAAGGTCGTTGTTTTCAATTAGAAAACCAGCTTGACACGGCCCACTAACGGTTTATAGGCTGGCACAGTGGGTTAGCTCAGCCCACTGGCacaccaaaaaaacaaaaataacacaGCTCAGTCCATCGTGCTTATGTCATGCCAACACTAATAATCTCAAAAATAAAGCACATCGCGACACATACACCATTTTCATGTGTCTGTTAGACTGTGACTATGTGTCATGTAAATTATCTTTTTAAGCCGGGGGACTGGCCCGGGGCCAACCCTACCTACTGCCATTTTTACCTAAAACACTCTTAGGAGGAAAGTTTAACATGACTTTGCTTAATTTCATGGTCTGGTATTTTGAGGTGTAACGTAAAGCACACCCTTGTAATTTCACGATAAGAATGCAAGTTTGAGGGACAAGCATTAGTTAGGGATCGCCCACTAATGCTTTCTTAACGATCTCATGTTACATGTCGGAATCCTAGTCTCAATTATCAACGTTCATTACACACATGTTTGCTTGAGAGTAATTGAAGGCAACAATTTGTATTCGCATGCAAGCAAAAAGTGATAGCAAAGTTTGTGGTATGGAGTGGATTGATTGACTAGCACCTTCTAAAGAAACATATCCGACAGTACAAGACTTATAGCAGTAAACATTAAAAGTACGAAATAGCAGTACGttttctaaaaccccaaaaagtATCTTAAATTAAACATCATATCTTACATTCGACACGCTTGAAATAATCTTATAGATTACTTGAAACtgaaaatgaaattaaaaaaCATAGATGCATACAGTGAATTTAAAGGGGTGAAGAAGTGTGTCTAGATCAGTAGACTATCACACGCCTAAGCCCAATTCTACTTGATTATGAGTGATAATCACCTAACTCTAAAACAGATTTAGCCAATCAAAATCTATACTCGCAATCTAACACTTTACCTTGGATCGCGATTTTTGACCTAAAGTCACATGGCAGACTTTTTGTCTAGATACATACTTATTCCAAACCTAATTTACATTCATGAATTTTACTATACTAAACCGATtttaatctaaaaaaaaaaaggagaatccattttattagaGTAATATAAACGAATCACTCAATATAATATTCCAAGATCCACATATATCCACGATTCCAGGCTATAAAGTCTGACAACTTTATATTGAACCTATATTTTTTTTCCAAGGTGTCAAATAAATTATAAACCCTCGATATCATCATTACAATACTTGAAAGAGGGATATTCAAATCTAGAACCTACTATTCATCGAGGAAATGGAAGGTGGGGAGCGGGATGCTAGGGGAAGGCAGGGGATTGCGGGTGTGGTGGAGGGAGGAATAGCTGGTTGGGTTGCGGCATCGGAGGGGTTTGTGAAGCACTACAAGAAAACACGATAAGGGCGACAAAAGAAGGCGGTTGCATCCACATTCGCAAAATTGGCGACGGGAAAAAAAGGCGGGAGACCGAAAACAGTCAGGGAAGGTGTTGTAGTGAAGGTGAACATTGATGCAGGCGTGAAAGAGGGCGAGGAAGTGGGTGTGGGAGTTGTGTGTAGGGACGAGCCAGGGAGGGTGTTGTGGGGTGTGTAAGGTGCGTGGAAGGAGGTGTGGGAGCCACATATTGCGGAAGAGGTTGCCGTGCTGGAGGGCCTTGAGGAAGTTGCGAGGATAGGACATTCTTATGTGGTTGTCAAGAGTGATTGCATCCAAGTTATCGGCGCGCTGgagaagaagaataaaggaaggagTATTTTTCATTTAGTTTTAAACGATATCTTGTCTTTGGCAAATTCGTTTCAATGAATTGTTTGGTCTTATACTAATAGAGTTAATAACAGTGTAGCTCATGCTTTAGCTCATTTATTTCTTAGAATTGTGGGTCGTAGTGTGTGGTCGAATGTCCTACCTACAATTGCGAACAATGCTGTAATCGCTGATTTGCTGCTTATTTAATATGCCCTTGGAGTgtttttctaaaaaaaataaaaaatgaaccTACTATTCATTGAGTAAGTCTCCTAAAAGATATGAGTaactcaaaaataaatttattataaGATCATTTTATAATTTCAAGTTCAAAAAGTATCACAACTAATAAAACACCTACATATGAAATGAGCATAAAATATAATTTCTTTTTTTTGGTTTCAAATGAGACACAAGGTCAGTACAATATACATGGATGGAGTTTCGAACTTGTGATCTATTGTCACAACTCACAATACATCCATCTCAACCACTAGATTGACAAAGAGTCACTATGAACCACGAACTACGATTAACAACAAAAGTGTTACGAAAGTCACATTAAAAAGCGTAGGATCATGGAAAATACTTATCAATTTAGCATCCTCCTTACACTCAAAAGAAGAAGGAAGTGTAAGAAGGACGTCCTCTCGGAAAATGCAAGTATTTTCCTAGGATCGTCGACAACTTTGGTATCGTTTGATTGCCACTAGAAATGTGGGTAAATTCAAAAATCCCATGAATTAGAAAAAATGAAGATGTTTGGTTACCCAAAATCCCATGATTTTTTTTTCCCAGGAATTGCAaactcctccataatggaggagttTGATTACCTAGGTCCCCCTAGGTAGTTTGAAATTCCTGTGTCCATTCAATTCCTACATGTCAACCAAACGTCTTTTTAGTAATTCACATGAATTAACTAATTCACGTGTTTTTGAAATTAACGGGAGATTAATTCCGCCATGACAACCAAACAAAACCTTAAATGAAAGACAATCCCATCTCTCAGACTTGAAAACTGAGTATCCACTATACCTCCGTCCTAACCGACCGGCTCCATTGTCATCACTAGGTCTCAGTTCTCACTACGTTGCTCACACTGCACCCGCTCTACCCACATTCACCCTACAACAATGTCTTCCTCCCTCAAACGCCGCCGTGAAGACTcccccaccaccacaaccaccgctCCAACCACCGTCGACCTCTCCCTCCTAGAAGCCCTAGAAAAATCCCAATCCCAGCCAACAATCGAAACCCTAGAcctaaaaaccctaaaaaaactcGTCCTCGCCTTCGAACGCCGTCTTCGCGACAACATCGAAGCTCGTCTCAAATACCCTGACACTCCCGACAAATTCGCCGATTCCGAGGTTGAACTCCATGAAGAACTCCTCAAGCTCAAACTCCTCGCCGCCGCACCCGATCTTTATCCCGAACTCGTTAATTTAAACTCAGTTCCCTCAATTATCGGATTATTGAATCACGATAATGTCGATATTGCTGTTGATGTTGTTAATTTATTGCAGGATTTGACGGATGAAGATGTGTTAGATGATAATGAGGATTCCGCTAGGGTTTTGGTTGATTGTTTAGTGGAGAATAATTGTTTGGAATTGTTGATTCAGAATTTATTGCGATTGAATGATTCTGATCCTGATGAAGCAAGTGCTGTTCATGTTACCTTAGGTATTATTGAGAATTTGATTGAGGTGAAACCCGCTGTTGCGGAAATCGTTTGCGAAAAGACGAAGTTAATGAGGTGGTTGTTAGGGAAGATTAAGGTTAGGGAATTTGATGGGAATAAACAGTATGCGTCTGAGATTTTAGCAATTTTGTTGCAGAATAGTAGTGTTAATCAGAAACGGTTAGGGCAGATGAATGGTGTTGATGTTGTTTTGCAAGCGATTTCGATGTATAAGAGTAAGGATCCTAAGAGTTCTGAGGAGGAGGAAATGTTGGagaatttgtttgattgtatgtgTTGTTTGGTAATGCCGTTGGAGAATAAGGAACGGTTTGTGAAAGCCGAAGGGGTTGAATTGATGATTATTATTATGAAGCAGAGGAAATTAGCGTATGGTTCGGCTATTAGGACTCTTGATTTTGCTCTTACTAAGTATCCTCCGGCTTGTGAGCGGTTTGTTGATGTTTTGGGGTTGAAAACCGCGTTTGTTGCCTTTATGGGTAAGGCAAGTCCTATTGTCCCTTTGTTGCCTTTATGGGTTCTGTTCATTTTTATGTTAAGAGTAGTTTACGAGCTTTGTTAATGTGCATTGCTGAGATATATCGTTTGTTGATGTTTTGGGGTTGAAAACCGCGTTTGTTGCCTTTATGGGTAAGGCAAGTCCTATTGTCCCTTTGTTGCCTTTATGGGTTCTGTTCATTTTTATGTTAAGAGTAGTTTACGAGCTTTGTTAATGTGCATTGCTGAGATATATCGTTTGTTGATGTTTTGGGGTTGAAAACCGCGTTTGTTGCCTTTATGGGTAAGGCAAGTCCTATTGTCCCTTTGTTGCCTTTATGGGTTCTGTCCATTTTTATGTTAGGAGTAGTTTACGAGCTTTGTTAATGTGCATTGCTGAGATATATTGTGTGTTTGTATTGTTTTGGTTTTTAGATACCAACAAGCAAGAAGCATAAAGGAGAGCGATACCAGGAGGAGCTAGAAGAGAGGATCATTTCAGTGATTTCGGCGTTATTTGGTAAGTAGGGAAGACCATATTGTTGAGAAGTAGATTTTGAGCTCTTATATGATGTTTAGCTTTTCTGAGACTAAACTGGCATTAGTGTACCATTTTGAATGTTCAGTATAAATGGCGCGCAAGAAAAAATGAAGGTTTATTTTAGCATCTTGTTTGATCCCTGGTGTACTACCTGAATGCCTTTGTGAGACGTTTTAATCTGAAGTTGCTCGTCTCCTAAATTGCCTCCTTTCACCACCCTCGTCTCCCCATCCTAGAAAGAACAAAAATTAGGATCGCTATCTGGTTAATAGTTTTCATGCAATCCAAAAATATGCTCGCTATCTGGTTCATAGTTCCATAGAATTTTTAATTGTACTATTGCTCAGCTGCTTGCTGTTAAGATTAGTATTCCCTGTAGCCATGTTAGTGTTGCTTGCATATCTAGCATAATGAGTTTTTGAATATTGCGTTGCTTTTCCAGCTGGGATATTGAGGGGATCTAGAAGAGAGAGATTGTTGAACAAGTTTGTGGAAAATGAATGTGAGAAAATAGACAGACTTATGGAACTTTATGTCAGGTAATTCTTTTGCCAAAGCGTTTGGATGATGTGTTATAGATTAACTAGGAACTTCCACCTTCCGGTGTATTCACGTGACAAATATGTTTTCTGTAGGTATTCTGATAGAGTAAAAGCAGAGACTGAACGCTTGAACAATATTGACCTTGACGATTTTGAGGTTAACTC from Silene latifolia isolate original U9 population chromosome 3, ASM4854445v1, whole genome shotgun sequence harbors:
- the LOC141646694 gene encoding uncharacterized protein LOC141646694 → MSSSLKRRREDSPTTTTTAPTTVDLSLLEALEKSQSQPTIETLDLKTLKKLVLAFERRLRDNIEARLKYPDTPDKFADSEVELHEELLKLKLLAAAPDLYPELVNLNSVPSIIGLLNHDNVDIAVDVVNLLQDLTDEDVLDDNEDSARVLVDCLVENNCLELLIQNLLRLNDSDPDEASAVHVTLGIIENLIEVKPAVAEIVCEKTKLMRWLLGKIKVREFDGNKQYASEILAILLQNSSVNQKRLGQMNGVDVVLQAISMYKSKDPKSSEEEEMLENLFDCMCCLVMPLENKERFVKAEGVELMIIIMKQRKLAYGSAIRTLDFALTKYPPACERFVDVLGLKTAFVAFMGKIPTSKKHKGERYQEELEERIISVISALFAGILRGSRRERLLNKFVENECEKIDRLMELYVRYSDRVKAETERLNNIDLDDFELDEEEKYSRKLDSGLFTLQLIAVILGNLWSSEHPQIRARIELLLKQHKLTKNDVKDILQEYHDYIGDLDGPEEKEKAQSKIQRFISAF
- the LOC141646693 gene encoding ras-related protein RHN1, which gives rise to MATVAHNNLNAKLVLLGDMGAGKSSLVLRFVKGQFVEFQESTIGAAFFSQTLAVNDATVKFEIWDTAGQERYHSLAPMYYRGAAAAIIVFDVTSLDSFARAKKWVQELQKQGNPNMVMALAGNKADLEERRAVTAEEARTYAEENGLFFMETSAKTAQNVNEIFHEIAKKLPRAQPPQNPAGMVLVDRQADGARASSCCS